The following coding sequences lie in one Nitratireductor mangrovi genomic window:
- the ruvB gene encoding Holliday junction branch migration DNA helicase RuvB, whose translation MNEATRLISSEKRGEDADASLRPQSLNEFVGQQAARANLKVFVEAARSRGEALDHVLFVGPPGLGKTTLAQIMARELGVNFRSTSGPVIAKAGDLAALLTNLEDRDVLFIDEIHRLTPAVEEILYPAMEDFQLDLIIGEGPAARSVKIDLARFTLVAATTRLGLLTNPLRDRFGIPVRLNFYEVGELETIVRRGARILGLPMADEGAVEIARRARGTPRIAGRLLRRVRDFASVAGAEIVDRKVADEALSRLEVDGLGLDQLDRRYLTMIAQNFGGGPVGVETIAAGLSEPRDAIEDIIEPFLIQQGFIQRTPRGRLLTANAWRHLGLEPPRNLAEVQGRLFEEE comes from the coding sequence ATGAACGAGGCCACGCGGCTGATCTCCTCGGAAAAGCGCGGCGAAGACGCCGACGCCTCGCTCAGGCCGCAGTCGCTGAACGAATTCGTCGGTCAGCAAGCGGCGCGCGCCAACCTGAAGGTGTTCGTGGAAGCGGCGCGCTCGCGCGGCGAGGCGCTCGATCACGTGCTGTTCGTGGGCCCGCCGGGGCTGGGCAAGACGACGCTGGCGCAGATCATGGCGCGCGAGCTCGGCGTCAATTTCCGCTCCACCTCGGGCCCTGTGATCGCCAAGGCTGGCGACCTTGCGGCGCTGCTGACCAACCTCGAAGACCGCGACGTCCTGTTCATCGACGAGATCCACCGGCTCACCCCGGCGGTCGAGGAAATCCTCTATCCGGCTATGGAGGATTTCCAGCTCGACCTGATCATCGGCGAGGGACCGGCGGCGCGTTCGGTCAAGATCGACCTCGCGCGCTTCACGCTGGTTGCCGCGACGACGCGGCTCGGCCTGCTCACCAATCCGCTGCGCGATCGCTTCGGAATCCCGGTCAGGCTCAATTTCTACGAGGTCGGGGAACTGGAAACCATCGTCAGGCGCGGTGCCCGCATCCTTGGCCTGCCGATGGCCGACGAAGGTGCGGTCGAGATCGCGCGACGGGCCCGCGGCACGCCGCGCATCGCCGGCCGGCTGCTGCGCCGGGTGCGCGACTTCGCCTCGGTCGCCGGTGCGGAGATCGTCGACCGCAAGGTCGCCGACGAGGCGCTGTCGCGGCTCGAGGTCGACGGGCTCGGCCTCGACCAACTCGACCGGCGCTACCTGACCATGATCGCGCAGAATTTCGGCGGCGGGCCGGTCGGCGTCGAAACCATCGCCGCCGGGCTTTCGGAACCGCGCGACGCCATCGAGGACATCATCGAGCCGTTCCTGATCCAGCAAGGTTTCATCCAGCGCACGCCGCGCGGACGGCTCTTGACGGCGAACGCCTGGCGGCATCTCGGGCTGGAGCCGCCGCGCAACCTGGCCGAGGTACAAGGCCGCCTCTTCGAGGAGGAATAG
- a CDS encoding pyridoxamine 5'-phosphate oxidase family protein has product MPTARKLNRTLRAFIERQPLFFVATAARDGKVNVSPKGLDSLRILADDRIVWLNLSGSGNETAAHLRDVPRMTLMFAAFEGEPMILRVYGRAQTFHPRDVEWPEHAPRFPDMAGSRQIFDLAIDLVQTSCGTGVPVMNFAGQRGDSELLPFYAEMGEAGVRDYWRRKNVVSIDDRPTGIFGLEDDGD; this is encoded by the coding sequence ATGCCGACCGCCCGCAAGCTCAACCGTACCCTGCGCGCCTTCATCGAAAGGCAGCCCCTGTTCTTCGTCGCCACCGCGGCCAGGGACGGCAAGGTCAACGTCTCGCCGAAGGGTTTGGACAGCCTGCGCATCCTTGCCGACGACAGGATCGTCTGGCTCAACCTTTCCGGCAGCGGCAACGAGACGGCCGCGCACCTTCGCGATGTGCCGCGCATGACCCTGATGTTCGCCGCCTTCGAGGGTGAGCCGATGATCCTGCGGGTCTACGGCCGCGCGCAAACGTTTCATCCGCGCGACGTGGAATGGCCCGAGCATGCGCCCCGCTTTCCGGACATGGCGGGCAGCCGGCAGATTTTTGACCTTGCGATCGATCTCGTCCAGACATCCTGCGGCACCGGCGTGCCGGTGATGAATTTTGCCGGCCAGCGCGGCGACAGCGAGCTGCTGCCCTTCTATGCGGAGATGGGCGAAGCCGGTGTGCGCGACTACTGGCGCCGGAAGAATGTCGTCAGCATCGACGACAGGCCGACGGGTATCTTTGGTCTGGAGGACGACGGAGACTAA
- a CDS encoding radical SAM/SPASM domain-containing protein, whose protein sequence is MNLRRADFPKIIRVETTNGCNAKCVICPHSAMERQIINMRADLFKRIVEEIRQEGLDTIHLHNFGEPLLDKNLEERVALCREIGIRRVKIFSNGSLLNERRARGLIEAGLDEIMISFDGANKEEFERIRYPLKYDVVIKNVMRLVDLRNEMKSPMRIGVGCATTSDKDETMHALEDYVDRFSFGRLHNWSDWDDPEVSDAHISRGIRQPCSRVWRTFTILSNGKVALCCLDYEGKIELGDLNEPGTTIKSIWNSARYHEIREYHRTGQQAKIPNCANCSKAYLHIGDSH, encoded by the coding sequence ATGAACCTGCGACGGGCGGATTTTCCCAAGATCATCCGTGTCGAAACCACGAATGGCTGCAACGCCAAATGTGTCATCTGTCCGCATTCCGCCATGGAACGGCAGATCATCAACATGCGGGCCGACCTCTTCAAGCGGATCGTCGAGGAAATCAGGCAGGAAGGGCTCGACACCATCCACCTGCACAATTTCGGCGAGCCGCTGCTCGACAAGAACCTGGAAGAGCGGGTAGCGCTCTGCCGTGAGATCGGCATCCGCCGGGTCAAGATCTTCTCCAACGGCTCGCTGCTCAACGAGCGCCGCGCGCGGGGGCTGATCGAGGCCGGGCTCGACGAGATCATGATTTCCTTCGACGGCGCCAACAAGGAAGAGTTCGAGCGCATCCGCTACCCGCTGAAGTACGATGTGGTGATCAAGAACGTCATGCGTCTCGTGGACCTGCGCAACGAGATGAAGTCGCCGATGCGTATCGGCGTCGGTTGTGCGACGACCTCCGACAAGGACGAGACGATGCACGCGCTGGAAGACTACGTCGACCGGTTCAGCTTCGGCCGGCTGCACAACTGGTCGGACTGGGACGATCCGGAGGTTTCCGACGCGCATATTTCGAGAGGCATTCGCCAGCCCTGCTCGCGCGTGTGGCGGACCTTCACCATTCTGAGCAACGGCAAGGTGGCGCTGTGCTGCCTCGACTACGAGGGCAAGATCGAACTCGGCGATCTCAACGAACCGGGCACGACGATCAAGTCGATCTGGAACAGCGCCCGTTATCACGAGATCCGCGAATATCACCGCACCGGCCAGCAGGCGAAAATCCCGAATTGCGCCAATTGCTCGAAGGCCTATCTTCACATAGGTGATTCTCACTAA